The Kwoniella dejecticola CBS 10117 chromosome 2, complete sequence genome segment TTCGCAATGTTGCGAAAAGCCCAAAGGTTGGAAAGATTCTTACCCCACATCGTCGATCAGGAAAATGGCAACCAACACCTACACTCAGGTTTGGCCGATTGTGCCGATTGTCATATTGATGTTTCTCCTTTATGGCATGACATTGATCCGTCAGCATCGACGCCGGCGACGGTAGAGATCAAACACGAGGATGAGAAAATGGATGTCGACGGCGAAGAGAGACCTGTGCTGCAAGACATCAATGGCAATACAAGTACAAGTGGGAAAGATTTgcagaaagggaaaaagaggaaagtcTGTCATCTGTGTTATTTCAGATACAAGTGATAGCCATAGTAGTTATTATCTTGCATGTGTCAGTCATACGGAACAAGGATGCATGGCGATGTGTATGAGTACCAATTCGGAATTGGAACTTGCACCGAATCGTCTCGGTCCAATAAAAAGCGATACTGATGCGTTCAGGAAAGATGCATCCAGCTTGTAAATATAGCATTGTATGATAAATTGCAACTTCTGGTGACGACCTATCCAACAACGACTTCCTCGGTCTCATCAATGAGCTCTTCAACAATCTCCTCGActctctcatcatcttggTGATTGACCACCGtgactttcttctctttaccCAATTGAGCCCTtctttcatcgatcttcttgtTGTTTCTCGCTCTCCAGGCATTCCATTCCGAGAtatctctctgtctctgaGCCAATTTCTCGGCTGATCCTCTGTTCTCTTCGGCggcatcctcctcgtcgaaAGTCCTAGAATACTCCTTGAGCTCCTTGCGAactttcttgatttgatctttcGAAAGTAGGGTGGAAGGTCTGTTTCTCCATAGGAATTGCTTgaatcgatcttgaggttGATGGACTAATTGTTGTCCCTTGAAATCCCAGATGCAGTATCCGGGCTCCGGGGTTTGTCTCcaagccgaagccgaagttgCCAAGTATCGTCCACTTGGGTCCCAAGCGATATCAGTGATTCCATAATGTTCACCAGATGCAAGCATAGTGACATTGGCCCCTGGTTCAGAGgcttctcttctctcatcGACAACGAAGTCGAGATCCCAGAATTCGACGTCGAACTTTTGGGATGAGCCGATGGTGGCGAGGGCGATGTGTCGTCCTCGAGGAGACCATACAAGGGTGTTGGCGATTTTGCCGTCAAGATGCTTGATAGGGATGAaatcacccttcttctgGTCAAGTTGGTAGAAGTCGATGTTGTACTTGATGACTACACCGGGGATACCTTGACCGTAGTTCGGGTCGTTGGAAGACACCATGGCGAATCGATTACCTTGAGGCTCCCAAGCGAATTGGGGAACGTAATCTGTTGAGTGTATAACGCGGTCAGCTGACGTCCAATTATGCAGTTCAATGATCATGTGGCGTGACTAACCTTTGAACTCGATGACCTCCACAGGATAGTCTTTCTCCCTGACTCGGAAGAGCTCTAGGTTACAGAAAGTAGCCTTCTTCGATTTGGCTTTTCTGGCATGTCGGTCGACCTTGACACAGAGGAAATCACCTTGGCTTTGCCAGTAGAATTTACAGTCGGTCACGTTGAAGAGGTTCTTAGCTCTAAGGATATTCCTGCTAGGAATAGACATGATGCTGACTCGTGCAGGTTGATTCTGAGCCTCAGGCGTCCAGAATACAAAGGAGCattctttgccttttccgGCCTTTCGAGCAGCGAAGTCCTTATCGCTCATGGGGCACCATTCGAAGTTCTGCACACCCTCAATCTTGATGGACTTCTTGTCCAAGAGACCCATTCCTGGAAGCTCGTAAACGGCAATACCAGATCCGACGTTGACTTTGGCGATGTAAGCATCATCAGGGGACCATTTGAACAGGGGCCAAGGCATTTGTTGCGgaccatcttcaccttgcACAGGCTTTTCAGGGGGGAAGGTTCGGAGGACTCGTTGAGCCTTGATATCCCATACGACAAATGTGTTTCCCTCATCTTCGGGACCGAAAGTCTCTCTCAAAGCGGCGTTAGGGTGGTTCTCGAAATTATCCAACGGCTCTTCAGACCAGGTGACGAGGTAGTTCTCGCAAGGCGAGTACTGAATGAGTCGGACACCAGGGTGGGTGAAACGAAGTACATTGACTCCGATAGGTCCATCAAGCTTGGGACCAGACCAAAGAGCTACACCGACTCGGTGGAGGGAAGTAAGATATGTTCCCAGAGGTGACCATTGCAGGTAAAGTTCTCCCCATTTCTGCACCCAGAGTCAGCTGAACTCTGAAGCTCAAGGCAGAAGTCGATACTCACGCTGTTCTTAAGGGGTTTACCGTCAACCTTGACGGGCTCTGCGTTACCATTTCTGCCATTCCACCAGATAGAAACATCAGTATCCCGGAAGGTGAGGTATTGATCTCGGCCGGCATTGTCTCCTAACCAGCTTCGAAGGTGGTCCTGAAAGTGCAatatatcagcatttcaCGTCCGACTAGTGATTGTTCTCGACTTGCTCACCTTTTCTACGTAGGACTTCTCTCTCCATCCTGTCGGAAGTTCGCCTTCTCCTACAGGGAGGTTGGCGTATCTCTCGATGTCTCCGAATCGATTGACGTAAAGTGTGCTTTTACCGAAAGAGGATCCATCCAAGGCTCGGAGAGCATTCTCAGCTTGTTGGGCGTCAGGGTaagtgaggaagatgaatctGGGCACAAGTCATGTCAGTGACGGGCTGTCGAATGTGTTTTAAAGTAAAAAAAAGGTCTCACCCTTTGTTGGTAGCAGCCTTGTCATCCCATGGCATGCTGATGTTCTCCTCCTCTATCGGCGCCCCGGCCTTGGCGAATAATTGCCTCAATCTATCTATCAacttctgcttcttgctGTCATCGATGACTGGGATGTTGTCAACGACGAGGACATTCTCGAATCCTTGCTGGGTGTCCACAGCGTATCTATATACATGTGTGTGATTTTTAGCAGTTTGCGGATGAAATGGAATCTGAGCTGTGCCGTCATTCGTCACTCACCTGTCTTCGATATCGGCGTATCCTTCTTGGAGCTCAGCTTCGAAGTCGAGCTGCTCCTCTTCGGTGAATCCGTCTATCTTTTCGATCTCTGACATTTTTGGTCGGTATACTTGAATATGATTGTGAGAAATGACTGGATCCTTAAATAGATGAATCGTTCTTACTGGTCTTTAGGGACGCGAACAAAAAAGCATTTCTCAATTGCTTTTAAGATGATCGACCGGTAATTCGATTTAATCCCGTGGCGAACAATCGAATGTGGCAGTCTTCCTCTCTGTCCCCAACCATGAATCATCGATGTGACATGCATTAATTATTGTTGGCATCgttatatatatatctatTATAAGACTCAAGTAAAAGCTACTCTTTGTAGGCGATGGGAAAGTGTAGATGCAAGTTGTGAAATAACAAGATATGCAGAGTAGCCCGAAGTCGAAAATGAACGGTAATTTGATCCCAGATATTTTGGTTAGAACTGTTCAATCGGACGATTAGCTGTGGAAACTTCGTGACGTGAGATGACTGTCTACTCACAGAGAAGGATAAGAACCATGGATTCAGTGCGAAGGGATATAAAAGATGCGCCGCCGTTATTATACCCATAGGTACGAAAACCTCGATGTTATGCGATCCGATTCGGTAGCCCGCTGGCATCAATGAGCCGGAAGTGATGACCATCATCGGCTACGAAAGGCAGTGGCAGtcgttcagcttgaccatTTTCCTGCACCTCAGCACGAGGAATGAATGGTCACTTACCACACAGAGACCGAAAAAACTCAATTGAGGCCAGAAACGACGCCAAATGATGGGTAATTGCAGGAAGAAATTGGATTTCTCGACGGTCTTTACGGTTGTGGACCATCTATCATCACAAAATTCAACATCAGTGATCGTTTGGACGCGATGGGATGGACCATAGCTCAATGACTCACGTCATATTGTACCCGACTAGATGGGCGACAGTGGCGGCCGACAAAGGCATTGACATACCAGTGAAGAAGATAGTGAGGTACGCTATTGCACAATTGATAAGCGATCAGCCATTGAAGCGAGCCCAAACGTGAAAGGGACACCACGACTCACGAATCcacttgatttgatcgacAGCCAGCCGAGACGAGTCGGGTACTTTCagtcgatatcgaagaacgATATATGCGAGATTACTCAGCCCGGTGAATATCGTCAAACAGACCAAAGTGATTTTCCAAGAATTGAGATCTGTGAATCATATCATCAGCCTCACATCGTTTCATATCAACGTGCCAAGCCGACTCACAGTATCCATCGACCGGCACTGTACGATGAGAAAAGCCATCATCAGCACCTTACCATCCTAATGATGCAATTTGGTCTACTCACAGTTGAAACCCTCGATGAAGTAATTGCCAACCGTTGTAAGCCATGCGATGGAGATAGCGTAGTACGAGAAGATATAACCGCAGATAGAAAACTTGGAGTGAATCGGGATATCTGACCAGACAAAACCGTGGAACAGAGGTGTGATGGGACCCCTAAACCAGCTCTTGATGGGTTTGAAGACCAGCTCACTATACCACTCGTTAGTCAACGGACATGAGATTTAGGGCTTTGGACAGCTCACGAGCATCCGAAAGCGTATTTCTGCCATCGATTgatttcatcatcaacagtcaacgatacaccttcttcgaaaGCGCTTCCACTGTATGTTGCCCATCGTACGGTGTAACCCTGTGATCATTTCTGTCAGCAAATTTCACCTTGAGATGGAGAAcgtgtctgactcaccttgatctgtAACGTTACAGCAATTTGGAAATCCTCAGATACGTGGTCTTCAGACCAGATCTTGTTGACTCCATCATCGGGATCGACGAACATACATTCTTGCAGAGCTGACCAACGGAGGAACGCATTGTGTCCGACGAAAGGAGCGACTGTTATCGGGTATGTGTATGTAAGCTGATGTCAAATCTAAGGGCACTACCGGAAtgtactcaccttcaccactTGCACAACAGTAAGAAATGGCATGTTGGATCATTCTTGTGAAATGGGCCACACCATTCTCAAAGAAGTGATGAGCAACCTGCATTACACCGGAAGCATGTTGAATGATCGCAACTTCCGGACTTTCCTTCATCTCAGAAACAGCATCTGCGAAGCAGTCTTCTGGTACTCGAGTATCCGAATCGACAATCAAGATAATTTCGCCGATCCGGATATTCCCAGCTGCCCAAGCTTtgccctctttctcctctagCGCTTGCGCCAAAGCAGCATCGTAGATATCGTTCTCGTCCAGCTCGTTCCAAAAGTGGTCGGCATCGAGTTTCTCAGCGGCAGCAGGTCTGAGCTCATCCATGATTTCCTCGACTCGAAGCGATAAAGCAGCAGCATAGTTCATATTTCCAGCCTTCTTGAAACGACCTTTTCGGACAAAACCATCAACACCGTGTCCTGGTCGTGCTACATATGCGAGGTTGTTATCAAAGTAGAATCGCCTTCGCttgtcagcttcggcttTCGAGAGTAATTGTAGACCATCGTCACATATCAGGATACCGACCGAACCACCTTGACGCTCGTACGTCGTAATAGCTGCTTTGAGGGATTCGACGGTAGGCATGATGACTTCTTCCAATGATTCCTGGAGGAAAcagatatcagctcaatgacCAGCATGGGATCAAATGAGCATCTACTGACCTTGTAGACGGGTAGTTTGACGGTGACATGAGCTAATTCTCCCATCGTACGCTTCGGAGCAATACCTGAGAAATACCTGGAGTTTTGGGTGACTTGACGAACAGGACCGAAGATTTGGCCCTACCATCGAGGTCAGCTGAAGAGACGTAGCGGCGTTGCGGCAAGCGAGACTGGACTGCAACAGTCACTTACAGCTGAATTGATGACGACCATTGCTGCGAATGTGGCAACACACATAAGACCAGGTGCAAAGATGAGGAGAACGAACCGCATCGGTTTGCCGTCCAATAAGTATTCCTTTAACAGCGTCCTTATACCGAGGGAGATGATAGTGATAAGAAGCATGATAGCCAGACCATCTGAAACGGGAGCGATCATCATGACTGGTCTTTCcctccatttcctcctcatctccctcttcgctATATCCTCGGGGtccagatcttcctctttggtCTTGACTGAACCTTTATCGTCGGCCGTCAGCTCAGGTAGGACGACTCCGTCGATGCCGTATTTCTCGTTCGAATTTTGTGAGtctctcctctcctgctctttctcatcttctcggtTTTTGGCATCGTGAAGCATCACTAAGTTAAACTTCACGTTGACCTCGGGGCCTTGCCATATGAATTGAATCAAGGATTCTTCCAATGCCTCGGCAGCGGGAATGACGTTTTCCACTGCATCGGCCCATACGACCAGGACTTGCTCAGATCGTACGAAGGCCGCGTATTGATGctttcgagctcgagcgaGAAGTTCGATACTGTCTAGGATCTGTATACGGGTGTTCTCATCGATCACCAGCTCGTTCATGGATGGGGAAGGGTTACTGTATATCAAGCCTCAGTAATCAACAAAACATGCTTGGGTGCAGTAGAAACAAATGGTTACTGACATGTAGGTATCAAAGATTGTGCCAACAATATCGGATTTAATCTTGATAGCCACTTCAGGATTCAGTCGAGtgatagcttcttcgaaGGGTTTGAGAGCTTCATAATCCACCGGAAAAGTTCGATACAGACCTGTCCTAGCTCTTATTGTAACACCTGTAGCAGCGTCGTTCCTCCTCACTCCCATTCGAGGAGCTTTGAAccatttcttcttttgtACACCAAGCCTAAAGATATGATCTGCCATGACGTCCAAGGCATCAAAACCGTCTCCAAACAAGACTGCCCTTGGGTGATCGGTCTGACCAGCTGTGTTGAGCGACATAGTGTGGGATGCCGATTTTACCatattctcatcctcttctaaGATCGTATTGCCTATCGACATGGGCGGCGGATTCAGAGCTGATGTTTCGTCTCGAGTCGCATTGGCTGACCGAGTGAGCGGTACCAGTCCATTTTGAGCATACGCGTTATAGGCGTCAAGGTTCTCATCCAGACGCCTCATCACCCGTTTCGATCTATGCCTGTTTTTgctcttcttgtccttcgattttcccttcttcaccttggCCTTGAGAGGCGGACCTGCCTCCCATCCTGGCAGGGCGTCTGACcctcttgcctttcctttgccCTTATTCCTTCTAACTTTCCTTGTAACGGATAACCTATCAGGTGCGAATTCTCCATCagaatcctcttcctcagaaCTGCCATTATCGATCGTAAGCTTGGATTTGTAAAACGCGTTGTTCATGCCATCTTGATTGTATCTAGTGGTTTCTCCCAATCTAAGATTCTCAGGATTGGTATCCCGCCTAGCGAGGGCTTCACTCGCTTTTCGATGCCATGCGGGAACAATTGCTTGTGAGAGCTTTCTGCCGTTTATTCCTCGTTGCTGTTCACCTGAGAACGTTCGTCCTCGGGTGACGGGATCGATGGGCGCATCGGCATCAGGCTCGACCAGACCAATAGAAGCAAGCGAGGGGAAAAGGGATACTCGTCGTTGGGTCGCTCGGGCTGGAACGGGCTCGTGTACTGGAAGTTCAGGAGGGGAGAAGGCGGGTTTCGCTTTGCCGAAGATACCCATTTTGACGAGTTGCAGCGCggatcgaaggtgaggaaAGGTCGGAAGGTGGGTTGTCGGGTCTTAGCTAATAGTCATGGGCGAACAAGAGTGAAATCTTTCTGTGTAAACACCCTTCCGAATACCTCCAATGTCGGTGTAGAATCTAACCTCCTTGCTGAAATaatggatgatgattttTGTCTTTGGAAAAGCTACTTGATATCGACATACAGCAGGCCGGGTTGGTCTGCCGCTTTGAACTTCTCACGTTGAAGATCGCACCGATAACAGCTGATTGCGACTTCTGATGATGGTCAACTACTTGCTTGATTGCAATGGCACGACAGCTAGATAGTCAATTTGCGATTTGTTGTTCCAAACCAGGATAACGTAAATTAAGATGTACTTACGCACCAACGCGGTACGGCTCGGATGCCAAGGGTGTCCTAGTAGAGTTCGTAGTTTAAACGAATCGGTGACTGACTTGCATCATAATTTCGCATCTCACCTCCAGAGTTTTCCCAGACCGAAGTAACATTTTTTCTCACCCTGTCACGACACACACTGCTGCCGCTTCTGAAAATCGCAGTTTGTACATTTCTACGCCGATCGTCAGATAAGTAATCTAGCCTTTAGAGGCTAGTCTTACTCAGCTCTCACCCAGggatgatcatcaacaaagaTAAGGGAAACATTGAATTaagggaaagatgggaaGGGTGCCTGCGCGGATCAGCCGGAAAAGGAAAGTTTCCCGTCTCATCCGGTGACTGCCATAACACAAAGATCTTCAGGGTCCCGTAACTGACAGATTAAAAGTAAAAGTGCACGGAAGCAGCGGTTCTCAGGCCCACGGCACGGGAAGTCTGAAGTTACTCCAATCTTTCAAAGGGTCCTCAGTTTGACTACTCAAAATTAGACCTGTCTCAGCAACCGAAATATTCGCATCCGATTAGACGATAGAGAAATTCACAAGATGATCTAGAACCGCACGATGTGGAGCGGGTTGAATAACGGGTTACTAGCGGACGGCCATGCAAGGTCATGAAGGGATCGTACCAATCGGATCCGGTCTGTCAGATTCCCTTTCTTAGAAAGATGATTTCCTGTATGCAATGTTGGCGCGAGAGGAGGGCAGGACAAACGTGATGATTCCTCATGTCCAGAAACTCGCGACTCAGATGCCGTTTGTGACAGCGTGAATTACGTGAATGTATCACGCCACGATCGACTCTGTTCTTTTTTGATTTTCCCGGCCTTGTatcacaacaacaaagaAAGTTTGCGGCTTCTAAGACAGACAAGGAGCATGAGCTATCGATAGGGATACAAGCGAGACATACGATCCCGCTCGTGCAAATCGGACGAGGGAGGGCAATTAACCATTTTCGCAATCAGTCGGATTTTGGGTCGGACTGAACCGTCCATCCTTAGCATATGGAGTGATAGGCAGCTCCTGATCTTGGTGGAACATCATTTTGACGCTAAAGCGAAAGTCACTTTCCCTTTTGGTGAGGCGACGACAATCACCGTTGGTCAGAATCATTCACATCGTGCCATACACCTTCTATCAGACATCGACTCAAGCCAACAGCTACGTCTTCGACATCCGACTACTGCAAGATTGTCCGCAGACCAGGTAGGTTGGTCACACATCCGATACTAGATATTAGCCCACGCCTACTCTCGTGAGTTTGCTCGCTCTCACCTCGGATTCGATTCCTCTGTACTCATGTAACATTCTTCAGACAGCTACACAGAAAGAGGAACAGCATTACAATCGCCTGGCAATATTAGGATAAACAAAGCGTAGGCATCGCTGCCTCTCCGTCAACATGTCCTTCCTCCGACGTATGTCCTCGGCTGCGTCTTCATTTATCCCTTCCATCCCCAATGCCCAAGGTATTCCAGCATCGCATGTCCCACGTCGACCAACCGAGACCTTCTCCCGAACTTCCAAAGCctttgttgaggaggaagacaTAGACGAGAAAGCTTCGAGGGCTTCTTGGGAGCTGTCAGATAACGAGTCCATCTCATCCAAGGGTTCTCGCTCC includes the following:
- a CDS encoding eukaryotic translation initiation factor 3 subunit B, whose translation is MSEIEKIDGFTEEEQLDFEAELQEGYADIEDRYAVDTQQGFENVLVVDNIPVIDDSKKQKLIDRLRQLFAKAGAPIEEENISMPWDDKAATNKGFIFLTYPDAQQAENALRALDGSSFGKSTLYVNRFGDIERYANLPVGEGELPTGWREKSYVEKDHLRSWLGDNAGRDQYLTFRDTDVSIWWNGRNGNAEPVKVDGKPLKNSKWGELYLQWSPLGTYLTSLHRVGVALWSGPKLDGPIGVNVLRFTHPGVRLIQYSPCENYLVTWSEEPLDNFENHPNAALRETFGPEDEGNTFVVWDIKAQRVLRTFPPEKPVQGEDGPQQMPWPLFKWSPDDAYIAKVNVGSGIAVYELPGMGLLDKKSIKIEGVQNFEWCPMSDKDFAARKAGKGKECSFVFWTPEAQNQPARVSIMSIPSRNILRAKNLFNVTDCKFYWQSQGDFLCVKVDRHARKAKSKKATFCNLELFRVREKDYPVEVIEFKDYVPQFAWEPQGNRFAMVSSNDPNYGQGIPGVVIKYNIDFYQLDQKKGDFIPIKHLDGKIANTLVWSPRGRHIALATIGSSQKFDVEFWDLDFVVDERREASEPGANVTMLASGEHYGITDIAWDPSGRYLATSASAWRQTPEPGYCIWDFKGQQLVHQPQDRFKQFLWRNRPSTLLSKDQIKKVRKELKEYSRTFDEEDAAEENRGSAEKLAQRQRDISEWNAWRARNNKKIDERRAQLGKEKKVTVVNHQDDERVEEIVEELIDETEEVVVG